The Myxococcota bacterium genome has a segment encoding these proteins:
- a CDS encoding type II secretion system F family protein → MPVYTWTGRTRQGAQKKGVLEAVNEAAVMAQLRSQGIVPGKVKEKPKDLEDLFPFLKPRVKTKDLVVFTRQFAVMIDAGLPLVQCLTILGDQMENATFKKVVREIRSDVEQGSTFADALGKHPRVFSDLFVNLVAAGEVGGILDTILNRLAAYLEKADKLAAQVRGAMVYPSTVMVIAIGVITVLLVKVIPVFEKMFVDFGGELPAPTQMVIDLSNWMQAYIGYCFMLAGGGFFAFFQARKRNAQFRYRTDKLFLMSPVFGPLLKKVAVARFTRTLGTMIASGVPILEGLDIVARTAGNMVIEEEIQMTRSSISEGKTLTEPLQESKVFPGMVVQMIAVGEETGSMETMLSKIADFYDDEVDNAVAALTSLLEPIMIVFLGGAIGGILIAMYLPIFKIAEAVM, encoded by the coding sequence ATGCCGGTCTACACGTGGACGGGACGCACCCGCCAGGGCGCGCAGAAGAAGGGCGTGCTCGAGGCCGTGAACGAAGCCGCCGTGATGGCGCAGCTGCGTTCGCAGGGCATCGTGCCGGGCAAGGTCAAGGAGAAGCCGAAGGATCTCGAGGACCTGTTCCCGTTCCTGAAGCCGCGCGTGAAGACGAAGGATCTGGTCGTCTTCACGCGTCAGTTCGCGGTCATGATCGACGCGGGTCTCCCGCTGGTGCAGTGCCTCACGATCCTCGGCGACCAGATGGAGAACGCGACGTTCAAGAAGGTCGTTCGCGAGATTCGCAGCGACGTCGAGCAGGGGTCGACGTTCGCGGACGCGCTCGGCAAGCACCCGCGCGTCTTCTCGGACCTGTTCGTGAACCTCGTCGCGGCCGGTGAGGTCGGCGGCATCCTGGACACGATCCTCAACCGCCTGGCGGCGTACCTCGAGAAGGCGGACAAGCTCGCGGCCCAGGTCCGCGGCGCGATGGTGTATCCGTCGACGGTCATGGTGATCGCCATCGGCGTCATCACCGTGCTCCTGGTGAAGGTGATCCCCGTCTTCGAGAAGATGTTCGTCGACTTCGGCGGCGAGCTCCCGGCGCCCACCCAGATGGTGATCGACCTGAGCAATTGGATGCAGGCGTACATCGGGTACTGCTTCATGCTCGCGGGCGGCGGCTTCTTCGCCTTCTTCCAGGCACGCAAGCGCAACGCGCAGTTCCGCTACCGGACGGACAAGCTGTTCCTGATGTCGCCGGTGTTCGGGCCGCTCCTGAAGAAGGTGGCCGTGGCGCGCTTCACGCGGACGCTCGGAACGATGATCGCGAGCGGTGTTCCGATCCTCGAAGGCCTCGACATCGTGGCTCGCACCGCGGGCAACATGGTGATCGAGGAGGAGATCCAGATGACGCGGTCGTCGATCTCCGAGGGCAAGACGCTCACCGAGCCTCTGCAGGAATCCAAGGTCTTCCCCGGCATGGTCGTGCAGATGATCGCGGTCGGCGAAGAGACGGGCTCGATGGAGACGATGCTCTCGAAGATCGCCGACTTCTACGACGACGAGGTCGACAACGCGGTCGCCGCACTGACGTCGCTGCTCGAGCCGATCATGATCGTCTTCCTCGGCGGCGCGATCGGCGGCATCCTGATCGCGATGTACCTGCCGAT